From one Mesoplodon densirostris isolate mMesDen1 chromosome 19, mMesDen1 primary haplotype, whole genome shotgun sequence genomic stretch:
- the POP4 gene encoding ribonuclease P protein subunit p29 isoform X1 — MLKSRRLGVDPGVIYHGFSQKDAKQFDIQHLGTQRAEAFVRAFLKRSMPRMSQQAQEDHLQRKAVVLEYFPHRKRKEKRKKSKGLSAKQRRELRLFDINPEQQRYSLFLPLHELWKQYIRDLCNGLKPDMQPQMIQAKLLKADLHGAIVSVTKSKCPSYVGITGILLQETKHIFKIITKEDRLKVIPKLNSVFTVEMDGFISYIYGSKFQLRSSERSAKKFKAKGTIDL, encoded by the exons ATGTTAAAGAGTCGGAGACTAGGTGTAGATCCTG GTGTGATCTACCATGGCTTCTCTCAGAAAGATGCAAAACAGTTCGACATTCAG CACCTAGGAACCCAGCGGGCCGAGGCCTTTGTGAGGGCCTTCCTGAAGCGGAGCATGCCCCGCATGAGCCAACAAGCCCAGGAGGACCACCTGCAACGCAAGGCCGTTGTTCTGGAGTACTTCCCTCACCGGAAgcggaaggaaaagagaaagaaatctaaaGGCCTTTCTGCCAAGCAGAGGAGGGAGCTGCGGCTCTTTGACATTAATCCAGAGCAACAGAG ATACagtctttttctccctctgcatGAACTCTGGAAACAGTACATCCGGGATCTGTGCAATGGTCTCAAACCAGACAT GCAGCCACAGATGATTCAGGCCAAGCTTTTAAAGGCAGATCTTCACGGCGCTATTGTTTCAG TTACAAAATCCAAATGCCCCTCCTATGTGGGCATTACAGGAATCCTTCTACAGGAAACAAagcacattttcaaaattatcacTAAAGAAGACCGCCTGAAAG ttatcccCAAGCTAAACTCTGTGTTCACTGTGGAGATGGATGGCTTTATTTCCTACATTTATGGGAGCAAATTCCAGCTGCGGTCAAGCGAGCGGTCTGCGAAGAAGTTCAAAGCAAAGGGAACAATTGACTTGTGA
- the POP4 gene encoding ribonuclease P protein subunit p29 isoform X3, with amino-acid sequence MLKSRRLGVDPGVIYHGFSQKDAKQFDIQHLGTQRAEAFVRAFLKRSMPRMSQQAQEDHLQRKAVVLEYFPHRKRKEKRKKSKGLSAKQRRELRLFDINPEQQRQPQMIQAKLLKADLHGAIVSVTKSKCPSYVGITGILLQETKHIFKIITKEDRLKVIPKLNSVFTVEMDGFISYIYGSKFQLRSSERSAKKFKAKGTIDL; translated from the exons ATGTTAAAGAGTCGGAGACTAGGTGTAGATCCTG GTGTGATCTACCATGGCTTCTCTCAGAAAGATGCAAAACAGTTCGACATTCAG CACCTAGGAACCCAGCGGGCCGAGGCCTTTGTGAGGGCCTTCCTGAAGCGGAGCATGCCCCGCATGAGCCAACAAGCCCAGGAGGACCACCTGCAACGCAAGGCCGTTGTTCTGGAGTACTTCCCTCACCGGAAgcggaaggaaaagagaaagaaatctaaaGGCCTTTCTGCCAAGCAGAGGAGGGAGCTGCGGCTCTTTGACATTAATCCAGAGCAACAGAG GCAGCCACAGATGATTCAGGCCAAGCTTTTAAAGGCAGATCTTCACGGCGCTATTGTTTCAG TTACAAAATCCAAATGCCCCTCCTATGTGGGCATTACAGGAATCCTTCTACAGGAAACAAagcacattttcaaaattatcacTAAAGAAGACCGCCTGAAAG ttatcccCAAGCTAAACTCTGTGTTCACTGTGGAGATGGATGGCTTTATTTCCTACATTTATGGGAGCAAATTCCAGCTGCGGTCAAGCGAGCGGTCTGCGAAGAAGTTCAAAGCAAAGGGAACAATTGACTTGTGA
- the POP4 gene encoding ribonuclease P protein subunit p29 isoform X2 translates to MNSVIYHGFSQKDAKQFDIQHLGTQRAEAFVRAFLKRSMPRMSQQAQEDHLQRKAVVLEYFPHRKRKEKRKKSKGLSAKQRRELRLFDINPEQQRYSLFLPLHELWKQYIRDLCNGLKPDMQPQMIQAKLLKADLHGAIVSVTKSKCPSYVGITGILLQETKHIFKIITKEDRLKVIPKLNSVFTVEMDGFISYIYGSKFQLRSSERSAKKFKAKGTIDL, encoded by the exons ATGAACA GTGTGATCTACCATGGCTTCTCTCAGAAAGATGCAAAACAGTTCGACATTCAG CACCTAGGAACCCAGCGGGCCGAGGCCTTTGTGAGGGCCTTCCTGAAGCGGAGCATGCCCCGCATGAGCCAACAAGCCCAGGAGGACCACCTGCAACGCAAGGCCGTTGTTCTGGAGTACTTCCCTCACCGGAAgcggaaggaaaagagaaagaaatctaaaGGCCTTTCTGCCAAGCAGAGGAGGGAGCTGCGGCTCTTTGACATTAATCCAGAGCAACAGAG ATACagtctttttctccctctgcatGAACTCTGGAAACAGTACATCCGGGATCTGTGCAATGGTCTCAAACCAGACAT GCAGCCACAGATGATTCAGGCCAAGCTTTTAAAGGCAGATCTTCACGGCGCTATTGTTTCAG TTACAAAATCCAAATGCCCCTCCTATGTGGGCATTACAGGAATCCTTCTACAGGAAACAAagcacattttcaaaattatcacTAAAGAAGACCGCCTGAAAG ttatcccCAAGCTAAACTCTGTGTTCACTGTGGAGATGGATGGCTTTATTTCCTACATTTATGGGAGCAAATTCCAGCTGCGGTCAAGCGAGCGGTCTGCGAAGAAGTTCAAAGCAAAGGGAACAATTGACTTGTGA